Proteins encoded within one genomic window of Arachis ipaensis cultivar K30076 chromosome B08, Araip1.1, whole genome shotgun sequence:
- the LOC107613640 gene encoding uncharacterized protein LOC107613640, protein MIFVDGLPFSPRYSSTSQGKDILLVLLENPILVSASNSFKAIPERKFSVSEDSTLERSKWVYIFQREYATVDPAVVEFVGTDEATTCVGLVIRNRRNGMTSVAHMDSPKIVEMGLSQMLSQLVDGLDTEFDVHLIGGFEEVSLQHAKASTESEAQAEFGDHSFPLCTKIVQTLWAKEEKFHIRTICVLGHNTRRDSNGTAYPLFNGFVVETTSGNIIPASFHTSTRCPDEIVRRIRVSASYEDTSWNGKLIETYDTATDQFQIAPCRWTHRQYYAALSLLHYTDSEILSICSTSPTAEGPDFVDNLKRQWNYLIAHPYWTDTFPEKQPRVFERTTDGRWRRC, encoded by the exons ATGATCTTCGTTGATGGGCTTCCATTCTCTCCTCGTTATTCTTCAACATCTCAG GGAAAGGATATTCTACTTGTTCTGTTGGAAAATCCCATTTTGGTATCAGCCTCGAACTCTTTCAAAGCTATCCCAGAGAGGAAGTTCTCAGTGTCTGAAGACTCTACTCTAGAAAGATCAAAATGGGTTTATATATTCCAAAGAGAATATGCTACTGTTGACCCTGCAGTTGTTGAG TTTGTTGGCACTGATGAAGCAACAACTTGTGTTGGCCTTGTTATTCGGAATCGAAGGAATGGAAT GACATCAGTTGCTCATATGGATTCACCAAAAATTGTAGAAATGGGCCTCTCTCAAATGCTATCACAACTAGTTGATGGCTTGGACACTGAGTTCGAT GTGCATCTAATTGGTGGTTTTGAAGAAGTTTCGCTGCAG CATGCTAAGGCTAGCACTGAATCAGAAGCCCAAGCAGAATTCGGTGATCATTCCTTTCCTTTGTGCACGAAAATTGTTCAGACTTTATGGGCAAAAGAGGAGAAGTTTCACATTCGGACTATTTGTGTTCTTGGACATAATACCAGAAGGGATTCCAATGGAACTGCTTACCCGTTGTTCAATGGATTTGTG GTTGAGACTACTTCAGGAAATATCATCCCTGCAAGTTTTCATACAAGTACCAGATGCCCAGATGAAATTGTCAGAAGAATACGAGTATCTGCTTCTTATGAAGATACCAGTTGGAATGGGAAGTTAATAGAGACATATGATACTGCAACTGACCAGTTTCAAATTGCTCCTTGTAGATG GACTCATCGCCAGTACTATGCTGCTTTATCGCTTCTGCATTATACAGATTCGGAAATTCTTTCAATATGCTCTACCTCACCTACCGCCGAGGGCCCAGATTTTGTGGACAATTTGAAAAG GCAGTGGAATTATTTGATTGCGCATCCATACTGGACAGACACCTTTCCGGAGAAGCAGCCTCGCGTTTTTGAGAGAACTACCGATGGAAGGTGGAGAAGATGTTGA
- the LOC107611194 gene encoding uncharacterized protein LOC107611194: protein MDDRVPLRVYYFGKILLQTSEGVRFSCENPLDIVIPFIISFEELKCVICEKIDFGISRKISCILYKYPVPVFGGFVQYQTKYVTDEASMQEMFSMYIETRALISVIELYVELEQSEADRNIGRKDYNSDNEEEFESNYEVVAPDEENVKVTGRWLRMWQTLQMHLQTNIRLRSRLSCGIPMVADGEFAVGMEFSSREVIIMAMKDYTIRRGVDYRVYESEPLTFYAKCTQYGSGCNWLISVSMISRKYCWVIRRYNGSHTCTRATISQDHSKLDSNSIAEAIKPLVEADPSIKVKSVIAEVQSKFNYTISYRKAWLAKQKAVEKIFGGWEASYEALPIWFEAMCHKEPSTVVHFETIPAYQVSQDGNNNIVPIAFTIVEGEASDAWHIFLSNLRQHVVTRDGVGLIYDRHESINAVVARSNGAWSSLRAFHMFCIRHLESNFLRKFKAPYLQKLVVNIGYSRTVREYEMRYQHLRERGEAYTNWLNRIPREQYALAAFDGGYQWGHMTTNLVECINSVLKDARNFPITALVKAMFYRFNELFTRKRAEAESRITAGHVFSEVVTAKLHANQLASGNIQVNCFDRMNVVFEVREMPSGTEYAVDLRRQRCDYGEFQVDRIP, encoded by the exons ATGGATGATAGAGTTCCGCTTAGAGTATATTATTTTGGTAAGATTTTATTACAAACATCTGAAGGAGTGAGATTTAGTTGCGAGAATCCGTTAGATATTGTTATTCCATTCATAATCTCATTTGAAGAGCTAAAatgtgtgatttgtgagaagatagatttTGGGATATCAAGAAAAATATCATGTATTTTGTACAAATATCCCGTACCGGTATTTGGTGGGTTCGTGCAGTATCAAACCAAATATGTAACCGACGAAGCGAGtatgcaagagatgttttcaatgtatattgaaactCGCGCTCTAATATCGGTCATCGAGTTGTACGTTGAATTAGAACAATCTGAAGCCGACCGAAATATTGGACGGAAAGATTACAATAGTGACAATGAGGAAGAGTTTGAAAGCAATTACGAAGTTGTTGCTCCAGACGAAGAGAATGTCAAGGTGACGGGGCGATGGCTCCGAATGTGGCAAACGTTGCAAATGCACTTGCAAACGAACATCCGTTTGAGGAGCCGTCTTTCATGCGG AATTCCTATGgtcgcagatggtgaatttgcAGTCGGAATGGAATTCAGTTCTAGGGAAGTTATTATTATGGcgatgaaagattataccatccGAAGAGGCGTAGACTACCGTGTGTATGAGTCGGAGCCTTTGACCTTTTATGCCAAGTGTACACAGTATGGATCAGGGTGTAATTGGCTTATCAGTGTTAGCATGATCAGCAGAAAGTACTGTTGGGTTATAAGGAGGTACAACGGTAGTCACACTTGTACTAGAGCCACTATTTCTCAGGATCATTCGAAGCTGGATTCGAACtcaattgcagaagcaataaagccgttGGTTGAGGCTGACCCCTCGATAAAGGTGAAATCAGTTATTGCGGAAGTGCAGTCGAAGTTCAATTACACCATCAGCTATcggaaagcatggttggctaagcaaaaAGCAGtggaaaaaatatttggaggttgggaaGCATCATACGAAGCTTTGcctatatggtttgaggccatgtgtcataaGGAGCCATCAACAGTTGTCCATTTTGAGACAATACCTGCATATCAAG TTTCACAGGATGGTAACAATAATATCGTCCCAATTGCATTTACAATTGTGGAGGGCGAGGCTTCTGATGCATGGCACATTTTTCTTAGTAACCTGCGACAACATGTTGTGACTCGGGATGGTGTGGGACTGATTTATGACCGACACGAATCCATCAATGCAGTTGTGGCCCGGAGTAACGGAGCTTGGTCGTCTCTGAGAGCTTTCCACATGTTTTGCATCAGGCATCTAGAGTCGAATTTTTTGAGAAAGTTCAAGGCACCGTACCTACAAAAACTTGTAGTCAATATAG GATATTCGAGGACGGTTCGCGAGTATGAAATGCGCTACCAGCATTTACGAGAACGGGGTGAGGCTTACACTAACTGGTTAAACCGAATCCCCCGCGAACAATATGCGTTGGCGGCATTCGATGGTGGCTACCAATGGGGTCACATGACCACAAACCTAGTGGAATGCATCAACTCAGTGTTGAAGGATGCACGCAATTTCCCTATCACTGCACTTGTCAAAGCAATGTTCTACAGGTTTAACGAGTTATTCACCAGAAAAAGAGCCGAGGCGGAGTCGCGGATAACAGCTGGACATGTTTTTTCTGAGGTTGTGACCGCAAAATTGCATGCAAATCAACTTGCATCAGGAAACATCCAGGTTAATTGCTTCGACAGGATGAATGTGGTCTTTGAAGTTCGTGAGATGCCAAGTGGAACGGAGTATGCCGTCGACCTCCGTCGACAACGGTGTGACTATGGTGAGTTTCAGGTGGATCGAATTCCTTGA